One Methylosinus sp. C49 DNA segment encodes these proteins:
- a CDS encoding DNA-3-methyladenine glycosylase I — MAAERENPRAWRDAAALRHPDGVLRCPWAGYDALYVAYHDEEWGRPERDSCALYEKLILDGFQAGLSWISILRRREGFRAAFEGFDPERIARFDAARVEALMQNQAIIRNRAKIEGAIASARAYLELEERVGFSNYLWDFVDGAPIVRRPRTTADIPTQTDISRRLAKDLKARGFAFCGPTIVYAFMQAVGMVDDHLAECHCASPS; from the coding sequence ATGGCCGCCGAAAGAGAAAATCCGCGCGCTTGGCGCGATGCCGCCGCGCTGCGTCATCCAGATGGCGTTTTGCGTTGTCCGTGGGCCGGTTACGATGCGCTCTATGTCGCCTATCACGACGAGGAATGGGGCCGCCCGGAGCGCGATTCGTGCGCGCTCTACGAGAAGCTGATTCTCGATGGCTTCCAGGCCGGCCTTTCCTGGATTTCCATCTTGCGCCGCCGCGAGGGCTTTCGCGCCGCTTTCGAGGGTTTCGATCCCGAGCGAATCGCGCGCTTCGACGCCGCTCGCGTCGAAGCTCTGATGCAAAATCAGGCAATCATCCGCAACCGCGCCAAGATCGAAGGCGCCATCGCCTCCGCGCGCGCCTATCTGGAGCTCGAGGAGCGCGTGGGATTTTCCAACTATCTCTGGGATTTCGTCGATGGAGCCCCGATCGTCCGGCGTCCGCGGACGACGGCCGATATTCCGACGCAGACCGACATCTCCCGCCGCCTCGCCAAGGATCTGAAGGCGCGCGGCTTCGCCTTCTGCGGCCCGACGATCGTCTACGCCTTCATGCAGGCGGTGGGCATGGTGGACGACCATCTGGCGGAGTGCCATTGCGCGAGCCCGTCTTGA
- a CDS encoding BglII/BstYI family type II restriction endonuclease yields MSTLHLVPEDISSLYETHEWRNAAGVLLTAHPKEWAEILEALRGFRFRASDVLAPGKNKSDLAKGLDSALLRHGWRETQFQTAVKVDDVVRESPTHKVDCYKNRVALEVEWNNKDPFFDRDLNNFRLLFDLNVIDVGIILTRCSELQAIFNRLGKGKSYGNSTTHMKKLIPRIMGGGGGGCPILVFGIGAKLFVEDVPRAEIPPPNDSTDESDDDESER; encoded by the coding sequence ATGTCGACCCTCCACCTCGTGCCAGAAGATATTTCAAGCCTCTATGAGACCCATGAATGGAGAAATGCGGCCGGCGTCCTGCTGACGGCGCATCCTAAGGAGTGGGCCGAGATTTTGGAGGCGCTGAGAGGGTTCCGGTTCCGCGCATCGGATGTGCTCGCGCCGGGCAAGAACAAGTCCGATCTCGCGAAAGGTCTCGATAGCGCTCTGCTGAGACATGGCTGGCGGGAGACGCAGTTCCAAACGGCAGTAAAGGTTGACGATGTCGTGCGAGAAAGCCCGACTCACAAGGTGGACTGCTATAAGAACCGTGTCGCTCTCGAAGTGGAATGGAACAACAAAGATCCATTTTTCGACCGCGATCTCAATAATTTCCGACTACTTTTTGACCTCAACGTCATCGATGTCGGCATCATCTTGACACGCTGTTCCGAACTTCAGGCGATTTTCAACCGTCTGGGCAAAGGAAAGAGCTACGGCAACTCCACCACTCATATGAAAAAGCTGATCCCACGCATCATGGGCGGCGGCGGGGGAGGTTGTCCCATACTGGTTTTCGGCATTGGCGCGAAACTGTTCGTCGAAGACGTTCCGCGGGCTGAAATTCCACCTCCGAATGATTCGACGGATGAGAGCGACGATGACGAAAGCGAGCGCTGA
- a CDS encoding MT-A70 family methyltransferase, producing the protein MTKASADLLQDLGRSRFGVVLADPPWRFANRTGKMAPEHRRLSRYGTMEVEEICALPVAEVAKDTAHLYLWVPNALLPMGLEVMSAWGFTYKSNLIWHKVRKDGGSDGRGVGFYFRNVTEMILFGVRGKNARTLAAGRRQVNFLATRKREHSRKPDEQYDLIEACSAGPYLELFARGKRKGWSSWGNQASDDYYPSWDTYAYHSGVTSLANMSEE; encoded by the coding sequence ATGACGAAAGCGAGCGCTGACCTGCTGCAGGACCTCGGACGATCGCGTTTCGGCGTGGTCCTGGCGGATCCACCCTGGCGTTTTGCGAACCGCACCGGGAAAATGGCGCCGGAACACCGCCGCCTCTCGCGCTATGGCACAATGGAGGTCGAGGAGATTTGCGCCCTGCCGGTGGCCGAGGTGGCCAAGGACACTGCCCATCTCTATCTCTGGGTACCCAATGCGCTGCTGCCTATGGGGCTCGAGGTGATGTCGGCTTGGGGCTTCACCTATAAGTCTAATTTGATTTGGCACAAGGTCAGGAAAGATGGCGGGTCGGACGGACGCGGCGTCGGATTTTATTTCCGAAACGTCACAGAGATGATCTTGTTCGGCGTGCGCGGAAAAAACGCTCGGACTCTCGCCGCTGGACGTCGGCAGGTCAATTTTTTGGCGACGAGAAAGCGGGAGCATTCTCGAAAGCCCGACGAGCAATACGATCTTATCGAAGCGTGCTCGGCTGGCCCTTATCTCGAGCTTTTCGCGCGTGGGAAGAGAAAGGGCTGGTCGTCCTGGGGCAATCAAGCCAGTGACGATTATTATCCGAGTTGGGATACCTATGCCTATCATTCGGGTGTGACCAGTTTGGCCAACATGAGCGAAGAGTGA
- a CDS encoding HD family hydrolase yields the protein MRPPKTRTAPGAPRAWQRMLSGRRLDLLDPSPLDVEIEDIAHGLARVARWNGQTHGPHIFSVAQHSLLVEEIACALSPGLGREGRLFMLLHDAPEYVIGDMISPFKAVIGDTYKSVEKRILTAILLRFSLPPEPDAALLRLSKRADRASAFFEAVGLAGFTRGEAERIFGRPALAPDACAQALEPLSVEEAQQRFLARFATIERSA from the coding sequence ATGAGGCCGCCCAAGACCCGAACTGCGCCAGGCGCCCCCCGCGCCTGGCAGCGCATGTTGTCCGGTCGGCGGCTCGATCTGCTGGATCCCTCGCCGCTGGATGTGGAAATCGAGGATATCGCCCATGGGCTGGCCCGCGTCGCTCGCTGGAACGGTCAGACGCATGGCCCACATATATTCTCGGTCGCCCAGCACAGCCTGCTCGTCGAGGAGATCGCCTGCGCGCTCTCGCCCGGGCTCGGACGCGAGGGGCGGCTGTTCATGCTGCTCCATGACGCGCCGGAATATGTGATCGGCGACATGATCTCCCCCTTCAAAGCGGTCATCGGCGACACATACAAGAGCGTGGAGAAACGCATTTTGACGGCGATCCTGCTGCGCTTCTCATTGCCGCCGGAGCCGGACGCGGCGCTCTTGCGTCTCTCCAAGCGGGCGGATCGCGCCTCGGCTTTTTTCGAGGCGGTGGGTCTCGCCGGCTTTACACGCGGAGAGGCCGAGCGCATCTTCGGCCGTCCGGCGCTGGCGCCCGACGCTTGCGCGCAGGCGTTGGAGCCGCTCTCGGTCGAGGAGGCGCAGCAGCGCTTTCTGGCGCGCTTCGCCACGATCGAGCGAAGCGCGTAG
- a CDS encoding protein tyrosine phosphatase — MAHLYVCSLTKVVDTVRASGARSLITILTAGSSLARPSEIVPERHLRLAVSDIEADQDGHVLANRAHIESLLAFAGAWDRREPLVIHCYAGVSRSPAAAFILACALAPQRAESELASELRRASPTATPNRRLVALADRILARDGRMSAAIAEIGRGADCYEGAPFALELA; from the coding sequence ATGGCGCACCTCTATGTCTGTTCGCTTACGAAGGTCGTCGACACGGTGCGCGCCAGCGGCGCGCGCTCGCTCATCACAATTCTCACCGCCGGCTCCTCGCTGGCGCGCCCGAGCGAAATCGTACCCGAGCGCCATTTGCGGCTCGCCGTCTCCGACATAGAGGCGGATCAGGACGGCCATGTGCTCGCCAATCGCGCGCATATTGAGAGCCTTCTCGCCTTCGCCGGCGCATGGGACCGGCGTGAGCCGCTGGTCATCCATTGCTACGCCGGCGTGAGCCGCTCGCCGGCGGCGGCCTTCATTCTCGCTTGCGCGCTCGCCCCGCAGCGGGCGGAGAGCGAATTGGCGTCCGAGCTGCGCCGCGCCTCGCCGACGGCGACGCCCAACCGCCGTCTCGTCGCTCTGGCCGATCGCATTCTCGCGCGCGACGGCCGCATGTCGGCGGCCATAGCCGAGATCGGCCGCGGCGCGGATTGCTACGAGGGAGCGCCTTTCGCGCTCGAGCTCGCCTGA
- a CDS encoding NAD regulator has translation MTSFDHRREPPASSRHSEGPLPVAIGLTAAIVAAQEDEPLILTVAATGADARAALPSGPFDPVRHRTFEIGLRAWVAEQTGMTLGYVEQLYTFGDRGRHARAGDRDPHVVSVGYLALTRIAEEQAEEIRGFRSWYEFFPWEDWRGGRPEAMETTILPGLSAWVEEAPDALSSSGLRRRDRVNLLFRPQGRGLDEENALERYELLYEAGLVEEAWRDGREAALKRGAKPPPLGAPMQHDHRRILATAMGRLRAKMKYRPVIFELMPPAFTLTELQRTVEAIAGRHLHKQNFRRLVETSAAVEPTGEVSLKTGGRPAALFHFRRNVLQERPAPGLRVGIRG, from the coding sequence ATGACGAGCTTCGATCATCGGCGCGAGCCGCCTGCATCTTCACGCCACTCGGAAGGACCGCTGCCGGTCGCCATCGGCCTGACGGCGGCGATCGTCGCGGCGCAGGAGGACGAGCCGCTCATCCTCACCGTCGCCGCCACCGGCGCGGATGCGCGCGCCGCTCTGCCCTCCGGCCCGTTCGATCCGGTGCGTCACCGCACTTTCGAGATCGGCCTGCGCGCCTGGGTCGCCGAGCAGACCGGCATGACGCTGGGCTATGTCGAGCAGCTCTACACTTTCGGCGATCGCGGTCGTCACGCCCGCGCCGGCGACCGCGATCCGCATGTGGTCTCCGTCGGCTATCTCGCGCTGACCCGGATCGCCGAGGAGCAGGCGGAGGAGATCCGCGGCTTTCGCAGCTGGTACGAATTCTTCCCCTGGGAGGATTGGCGCGGCGGCCGGCCCGAGGCGATGGAGACGACTATTCTGCCCGGCCTCTCGGCCTGGGTCGAGGAGGCGCCGGATGCGCTCTCTTCCTCCGGCCTCAGGCGGCGCGACCGCGTCAACCTCCTGTTCCGTCCGCAGGGAAGGGGTCTCGACGAGGAGAATGCGCTCGAGCGCTATGAGCTGCTCTATGAGGCCGGCCTAGTGGAGGAGGCTTGGCGCGACGGGCGCGAGGCGGCGTTGAAGCGGGGCGCCAAGCCGCCGCCGCTCGGCGCGCCCATGCAGCACGATCATCGGCGCATTCTGGCGACGGCGATGGGCCGGCTGCGCGCCAAGATGAAGTACCGCCCGGTGATCTTCGAGCTGATGCCGCCGGCCTTCACGCTCACCGAGCTGCAGCGGACGGTGGAGGCCATCGCCGGCCGCCACTTGCACAAGCAGAACTTCCGCCGCCTCGTCGAGACCTCCGCCGCCGTGGAGCCGACGGGGGAGGTGTCGCTGAAGACCGGCGGCCGTCCCGCAGCGCTTTTTCATTTTCGCCGCAATGTCTTGCAAGAACGTCCCGCGCCCGGCCTCAGGGTCGGAATCAGAGGATGA